One window of the Balnearium lithotrophicum genome contains the following:
- a CDS encoding LemA family protein, which produces MKSLITIAALILFISVLFYVITVYNRFQKLKNGAEATLGQIKVALKKRLDLLTQLVDSVKSYASFEKETLERITQLRSSVFKANTARDIDSLDRESRQILGNILVSVENYPDLKTSSLAKDINNSINELEDEIARHRYTYNNIVQEFNTMLDTFPSNLIGSTFGFRKMEYLEFEDRINQIPNLKW; this is translated from the coding sequence ATGAAATCCTTAATAACTATTGCTGCTTTAATCCTGTTCATTTCTGTTTTGTTCTATGTAATAACTGTCTACAACAGATTTCAAAAGTTGAAAAACGGAGCTGAAGCTACGTTAGGTCAGATAAAGGTAGCCCTTAAAAAGAGGTTAGATTTATTAACTCAGTTAGTTGATAGTGTTAAAAGCTATGCGTCCTTTGAAAAGGAAACGCTTGAAAGAATTACTCAACTGAGGAGTTCTGTTTTTAAAGCTAATACAGCAAGGGATATTGACAGTTTAGACAGAGAGTCGAGGCAAATTCTTGGAAACATTCTCGTTTCTGTTGAGAACTATCCAGACCTAAAGACCTCAAGCCTTGCTAAGGATATTAATAACTCAATTAATGAGTTAGAAGATGAAATTGCAAGGCACAGGTATACCTATAACAATATCGTTCAGGAATTCAACACTATGCTTGATACGTTTCCCTCAAACTTGATTGGCTCAACTTTTGGATTTAGAAAGATGGAGTACTTAGAGTTTGAGGATAGGATAAATCAAATTCCCAATTTGAAATGGTAG